From a single Streptomyces sp. NBC_01264 genomic region:
- a CDS encoding alpha/beta fold hydrolase, translating into MIERPRQWWTHSGVRLRRASQRPGRWNWLFVPGGPGLGSESLAGLVRTAAVPGTAWLLDLPGDGSNTDPPTTPRDPYALWPAVLTEAAEALPEVVVVGHSTGGMFALSTPALEPHLAGLVLIESAPHSGWQSAFAAHALAHPLPGVAEAATAYAHTPSDATLRALTLAAAPWNFTPASLTAGRALLEALPYNNAATTWASAHFDDTYRARWAPRTLPTLIISGTDDHVVDQSLWRTAPSFNGPHILHRLISAAGHFPWLDAPQAVRAAFTEFEKGL; encoded by the coding sequence ATGATCGAGCGACCGCGGCAGTGGTGGACCCACTCGGGCGTCAGACTGCGCCGGGCCTCGCAGCGGCCCGGCCGCTGGAACTGGCTGTTCGTCCCTGGCGGCCCGGGCCTGGGCTCCGAGTCCCTGGCCGGCCTCGTACGGACGGCAGCGGTCCCGGGGACGGCCTGGTTGCTCGACCTCCCCGGTGACGGCTCTAACACCGACCCGCCCACCACCCCGCGCGATCCGTACGCCCTCTGGCCGGCCGTCCTCACGGAAGCCGCCGAGGCCCTGCCCGAGGTCGTCGTGGTCGGTCACTCCACCGGGGGCATGTTCGCCCTCTCCACACCGGCGCTGGAACCGCACCTGGCCGGCCTTGTCCTCATCGAAAGCGCCCCGCACTCGGGCTGGCAGTCCGCCTTCGCGGCCCACGCCCTGGCCCATCCGCTCCCCGGGGTCGCGGAGGCGGCCACCGCGTACGCCCACACCCCCTCGGACGCGACCCTGCGTGCCCTCACCCTCGCCGCGGCCCCGTGGAACTTCACCCCCGCCTCACTGACCGCGGGCCGTGCCCTCCTCGAAGCCCTCCCGTACAACAACGCGGCGACGACCTGGGCCTCAGCCCACTTCGACGACACCTACAGAGCCCGCTGGGCCCCCCGCACCCTGCCGACCCTGATCATCAGCGGCACGGACGACCACGTCGTCGACCAAAGCCTGTGGCGAACGGCCCCGTCCTTCAACGGCCCGCACATCCTGCATCGCCTGATCTCCGCCGCCGGCCACTTTCCCTGGCTGGACGCCCCGCAGGCCGTCCGAGCCGCGTTCACCGAGTTCGAAAAGGGCCTCTGA
- a CDS encoding DUF4129 domain-containing protein, whose amino-acid sequence MRSTGGLLAPQPTPQPGIGREAAREAARHELSKPAYHENDPGLVQRALNRFWDWVGELFDHASGATPGGPLGLLAIAVFVLLVVAALWWRLGAPRRTASRAAGTLFDDGVRSAADHRATAEALAGEGRWSEAVQERMRAVVRSLEERTLLDPRPGRTADEAATEAARSLPSHATALRTAARTFDDVTYGAHPATPEMYTALTTLDQALSRTKPLLTGPTG is encoded by the coding sequence ATGAGGAGCACGGGGGGCCTGCTCGCACCACAACCCACGCCACAACCCGGCATCGGCCGCGAGGCCGCCCGCGAGGCGGCCCGCCACGAGCTGTCCAAGCCCGCCTACCACGAGAACGACCCGGGGCTGGTCCAAAGGGCCCTGAACCGCTTCTGGGACTGGGTGGGCGAGCTCTTCGACCACGCCTCCGGCGCGACCCCGGGCGGCCCGCTGGGCCTGCTGGCCATCGCCGTGTTCGTCCTCCTCGTCGTCGCCGCCCTGTGGTGGCGCCTGGGCGCCCCCCGCCGTACGGCCTCCCGCGCCGCGGGCACCCTCTTCGACGACGGCGTCCGCAGCGCGGCGGACCACCGCGCCACCGCCGAGGCACTGGCCGGCGAGGGCCGCTGGAGCGAAGCCGTCCAGGAGCGCATGCGCGCCGTGGTCCGCTCCCTGGAGGAGCGCACCCTCCTCGACCCCCGACCCGGACGCACCGCGGACGAGGCGGCCACGGAAGCCGCCCGCTCCCTCCCGTCCCACGCCACGGCCCTCCGCACGGCGGCGCGCACCTTCGACGACGTCACCTACGGCGCCCACCCGGCCACGCCCGAGATGTACACGGCCCTCACCACCCTGGACCAGGCCCTGTCCCGAACCAAGCCCCTCCTGACAGGCCCCACCGGATGA
- a CDS encoding stage II sporulation protein M, translated as MDLDVFVAAHQSEWARLEQLLGRGRRLTGAEADELVALYQRTATHLSLVQSSTPDPMLTGRLTQLVARARATVTGARRSGWRDAARFFTSGFPAAVYLSRRWWIPTALLSTAVGVLVGWWIATHPEIQSAIGAPEDLKEMTKPGGGYETYYSSHPAASFAAQVWTNNAQAAAICLVLGGFLGLPVLYILWQNMLNLGVGIGLMSSADRLDVFLGLILPHGLLELTAVFVAAGTGLRLGWTVIDPGHRTRRVALAEQGRAALGMAIGLAAVLFLSGLIEGFVTPSGLPTWARIGIGVAAEAAFLLYVYVLGGRAARAGDTGDVEHADQTATLPTAA; from the coding sequence ATGGATCTCGACGTCTTCGTTGCGGCCCACCAGTCCGAGTGGGCCCGCCTGGAGCAGCTCCTGGGCCGCGGTCGCCGCCTCACGGGAGCCGAGGCCGACGAGCTCGTCGCGCTCTACCAGCGCACGGCCACCCACCTCTCCCTCGTCCAGTCCAGCACCCCGGACCCGATGCTCACGGGCCGCCTGACCCAGCTGGTCGCCCGCGCCCGCGCCACCGTGACGGGCGCCCGCCGGTCCGGCTGGCGCGACGCGGCCCGTTTCTTCACGTCGGGCTTCCCGGCGGCCGTCTACCTCAGCCGCCGCTGGTGGATACCCACGGCTCTGCTCTCGACGGCCGTGGGCGTGCTCGTCGGCTGGTGGATAGCCACCCACCCGGAGATCCAGAGCGCCATCGGGGCTCCGGAGGACCTGAAGGAGATGACGAAGCCGGGCGGCGGGTACGAGACGTACTACTCCAGCCACCCGGCGGCCTCCTTCGCGGCCCAGGTCTGGACGAACAACGCCCAGGCGGCCGCGATCTGCTTGGTCCTGGGCGGCTTCCTGGGCCTGCCGGTCCTGTACATCCTGTGGCAGAACATGCTGAACCTGGGCGTCGGCATCGGCCTGATGTCCTCGGCCGACCGCCTCGACGTCTTCCTCGGTCTGATCCTCCCGCACGGCCTGCTCGAACTGACGGCGGTCTTCGTAGCCGCCGGTACGGGCCTGCGCCTCGGCTGGACGGTCATCGACCCCGGCCACCGCACCCGCCGCGTGGCCCTGGCCGAACAGGGCCGCGCCGCCCTCGGCATGGCCATCGGCCTGGCAGCGGTCCTCTTCCTCTCGGGCCTGATCGAAGGCTTCGTCACCCCCTCCGGCCTGCCCACCTGGGCCCGCATCGGCATCGGCGTGGCCGCCGAGGCCGCCTTCCTGCTCTACGTCTACGTCCTGGGCGGCCGCGCGGCCCGAGCCGGCGACACGGGGGACGTGGAACACGCCGACCAGACGGCGACGCTCCCCACCGCGGCCTGA
- a CDS encoding DUF58 domain-containing protein — translation MALTGRAALLAALGSIPVGLLGPSWAGMLAVNAPIALACAVDYALAAPVRTLQLARSGDTSVRLGESADVHLTITNPSPRALRARIRDAWPPSSWVPGTEVADSRHTLTVPPGERRRLITRLRPTRRGDRQAARVTIRSYGPLGLLARQGHHTVPWTVRVLPPFTSRKHLPSRLARLRELDGRTSVLTRGEGTEFDSLRDYVPGDDTRSIDWRATARQHKVAVRTWRPERDRHILICLDTGRTAAGRVGDAPRLDSAMDAALLLAALATRAGDRVDLLAHDRRLRAQVQARSAADTLPAFVNAMATLEPELVETDSRTLVSTILRSAPRRSLVVLLTSLDAAPVEEGLLPLLPRLTQRHTVLLASVSDPHVAEMTKSRGTVEAVYEAAAGTQSQSARRRTAEQLTRHGVHVVDATPDTLAPALADAYLALKAAGRL, via the coding sequence ATGGCGCTCACCGGACGCGCCGCGCTGCTCGCGGCCCTCGGCAGCATCCCCGTCGGCCTCCTCGGACCGAGCTGGGCGGGGATGCTGGCGGTCAACGCCCCCATCGCCCTGGCCTGCGCGGTCGACTACGCCCTCGCCGCGCCGGTCCGCACGCTCCAACTGGCACGCTCCGGCGACACCTCCGTCCGCCTCGGCGAATCCGCCGACGTCCACCTCACGATCACGAACCCCTCCCCGCGCGCCCTCCGCGCCCGGATCCGGGACGCCTGGCCCCCGAGCAGCTGGGTCCCCGGAACGGAAGTCGCGGACTCCCGCCACACGCTGACGGTCCCCCCGGGCGAACGCCGCCGCCTCATCACCCGCCTGCGGCCCACCCGCCGCGGCGACCGCCAGGCGGCCCGCGTCACGATCCGCTCGTACGGCCCGCTCGGCCTCCTGGCCCGCCAGGGCCACCACACCGTCCCCTGGACGGTCCGTGTCCTGCCCCCGTTCACCAGCCGCAAGCACCTCCCGTCCCGCCTCGCGCGCCTGCGCGAACTCGACGGCCGCACCAGCGTCCTGACGCGCGGTGAGGGCACGGAGTTCGACAGCCTGCGCGACTACGTACCCGGCGACGACACCCGTTCCATCGACTGGCGGGCCACCGCCCGCCAGCACAAGGTCGCCGTCCGCACCTGGCGCCCGGAACGCGACCGCCACATCCTCATCTGCCTCGACACCGGCCGCACCGCGGCCGGCCGCGTCGGCGACGCGCCGCGCCTGGACTCGGCGATGGACGCGGCCCTGCTCCTGGCCGCCCTGGCCACCCGCGCGGGCGACCGCGTGGACCTCCTGGCCCACGACCGCCGCCTCCGCGCCCAGGTCCAGGCCCGCTCGGCGGCCGACACCCTCCCCGCCTTCGTGAACGCGATGGCCACCCTCGAACCGGAACTGGTCGAAACCGACTCGCGCACCCTGGTCTCCACCATCCTGCGCAGCGCCCCGCGGCGCTCCCTGGTGGTCCTCCTGACCAGCCTGGACGCGGCCCCCGTCGAGGAGGGCCTGCTCCCGCTCCTCCCCCGCCTCACCCAGCGCCACACGGTCCTGCTGGCCTCGGTCTCCGACCCCCACGTCGCGGAGATGACGAAGTCCCGCGGCACGGTGGAAGCCGTCTACGAAGCCGCGGCAGGCACCCAGTCCCAATCCGCCCGCCGCCGCACGGCCGAGCAGCTGACCCGCCACGGCGTCCACGTGGTCGACGCCACCCCGGACACCCTGGCCCCGGCCCTGGCCGACGCCTACCTCGCCCTCAAGGCCGCCGGCCGGCTCTGA
- a CDS encoding RDD family protein produces the protein MSDLVTGDAVVLGLRPARLPSRALAILLDLLVYVAGYLLISLGLVLATASMDGAAQAAVSVASFVLVLVGVPIAVETLSHGRSLGKLACGLRVVRDDGGPIRFRHALVRGAFGVFELLMTFGSVACIASLCSERGRRLGDVFAGTLVVRERVPGARVMPVPPPPPWLAGRFGGLDLSAVPDGLWLAIRQYLTRMDQLDPQVGASMAARLADDLVARTGAPPPVGVPAAAFLMAVVHERQSRDAARAFRQQPAPRAAPVPYGQPYGQPAPVVVPAVVPAAAPVAPVPVPVHVDPPKATGFAPPA, from the coding sequence GTGAGCGATCTGGTGACGGGGGACGCGGTCGTCCTGGGGCTTCGGCCGGCGAGGCTGCCGAGCCGGGCGCTGGCGATCCTGCTCGACCTGCTCGTGTACGTCGCCGGATACCTGCTGATCTCCCTCGGGCTGGTCCTCGCCACCGCTTCCATGGACGGCGCGGCCCAGGCGGCCGTGTCGGTGGCCTCGTTCGTCCTCGTCCTGGTCGGCGTGCCGATCGCGGTGGAGACGCTGAGCCACGGACGTTCGCTGGGCAAGCTCGCGTGCGGGCTGCGCGTGGTGCGTGACGACGGCGGGCCGATCCGCTTCCGGCACGCGCTGGTGCGCGGGGCCTTCGGGGTCTTCGAACTGCTGATGACCTTCGGGTCGGTGGCGTGCATCGCCTCGCTGTGCTCCGAGCGGGGCCGGCGGCTCGGGGACGTGTTCGCGGGGACGCTGGTCGTCCGGGAGCGGGTGCCGGGTGCGCGGGTCATGCCGGTGCCGCCGCCGCCTCCGTGGCTGGCCGGGCGGTTCGGCGGGCTGGACCTGTCCGCGGTGCCGGACGGGCTGTGGCTGGCGATCCGGCAGTACCTGACGCGCATGGACCAGCTGGATCCGCAGGTGGGCGCCTCGATGGCGGCCCGGCTCGCGGACGATCTGGTGGCGCGTACGGGGGCTCCGCCGCCGGTCGGGGTGCCCGCCGCCGCGTTCCTGATGGCCGTGGTGCACGAGCGGCAGTCGCGGGACGCAGCCCGGGCCTTCCGGCAGCAGCCCGCGCCCAGGGCGGCTCCCGTTCCGTACGGGCAGCCGTACGGGCAGCCCGCGCCCGTGGTGGTGCCGGCCGTGGTGCCCGCCGCGGCTCCGGTGGCGCCCGTACCCGTACCGGTGCACGTGGACCCGCCGAAGGCGACGGGGTTCGCGCCGCCCGCCTAG
- a CDS encoding DUF4350 domain-containing protein, translating into MTAPTPDPTTPDPDDPAPSTDTAPGTQPPSAPGTTRRTEGAASPAAPPPAAAASDMPDAARGTGHPHPGAAPVPPLHAAATGTPGPAGSAAPAGAPATLSGGAGAPPRTAAAGASPRDLWARSRGFLLALAVLLTAALALAALNSGARHGYLDPRSADPSGSRAVAELLADRGVTTRVVTTAAEAADAAGPDTTLLVTDPDRLGETQLRDIRSAIDLSGGRTVLLAPSALSLPSLAPGIRTDGDAPDVNLDPGASTCTLPAATTAGRAATGGGHRYTTAPGATGCYPSTGHPTLLVLPTGTRGGDTVLLGSEGILLNNAIAKEGNASLALQLLGSRPNLVWYLPSLADSDPDAEGSGEEQSFLDLIPAGWSWALLQLFLAAAVAALWRARRLGPLVTERLPVLVRASEATEGRARLYRKAGARDRAATVLRAAARERLAALVGVPATRAHDPASLVPAVAARLTAGQPPNDPDTLLFGTTPTTDAALIALADHLDALEREVRTS; encoded by the coding sequence ATGACCGCCCCCACCCCGGACCCGACCACCCCCGACCCGGACGACCCGGCTCCGAGCACGGACACGGCCCCCGGTACGCAGCCCCCCTCAGCCCCCGGCACGACCCGCCGCACAGAAGGCGCAGCCTCCCCGGCAGCGCCCCCGCCGGCCGCCGCAGCCTCCGACATGCCGGACGCCGCCCGCGGCACGGGCCACCCACATCCGGGCGCAGCCCCCGTGCCCCCGCTCCACGCGGCAGCGACCGGCACGCCCGGCCCCGCCGGGTCGGCCGCACCCGCCGGAGCCCCCGCCACGCTGTCCGGCGGGGCCGGCGCGCCTCCCCGTACGGCCGCCGCAGGCGCATCGCCCCGGGACCTGTGGGCCCGGTCCCGCGGTTTCCTCCTCGCGCTCGCCGTGCTCCTCACCGCCGCGCTGGCCCTCGCCGCCCTCAACTCCGGTGCCCGGCACGGCTACCTCGACCCCCGCTCCGCCGACCCCTCCGGCAGCCGGGCCGTGGCCGAACTGCTCGCGGACCGCGGGGTCACCACCCGGGTCGTCACCACCGCCGCGGAGGCCGCCGACGCCGCCGGCCCCGACACGACCCTGCTGGTCACCGACCCCGACCGGCTCGGGGAGACCCAGCTCCGCGACATCCGTTCCGCGATCGACCTCTCCGGCGGCCGGACCGTCCTGCTCGCGCCGAGCGCCCTCAGCCTCCCCTCCCTCGCCCCCGGCATCCGCACCGACGGCGACGCCCCGGACGTGAACCTCGATCCGGGCGCCAGCACCTGCACCCTCCCCGCCGCCACCACCGCGGGCCGCGCCGCGACCGGCGGCGGCCACCGCTACACCACCGCCCCCGGAGCCACCGGCTGCTACCCGAGCACCGGCCACCCCACCCTGCTCGTCCTGCCCACCGGCACCCGCGGCGGCGACACCGTCCTCCTCGGCTCCGAGGGCATCCTCCTCAACAACGCCATCGCCAAGGAGGGCAACGCCTCCCTCGCACTCCAACTCCTCGGCTCCCGCCCGAACCTCGTCTGGTACCTGCCGTCCCTCGCCGACAGCGACCCCGACGCCGAAGGAAGCGGCGAGGAGCAGAGCTTCCTCGACCTGATCCCCGCCGGCTGGAGCTGGGCCCTGCTCCAGCTCTTCCTCGCCGCCGCCGTCGCCGCGCTCTGGCGCGCCCGCCGCCTCGGCCCGCTCGTCACCGAACGCCTGCCCGTCCTCGTCCGCGCCTCCGAGGCCACCGAGGGCCGCGCCCGGCTGTACCGCAAGGCCGGCGCCCGAGACCGCGCGGCCACCGTGCTGCGCGCCGCCGCCCGCGAACGCCTGGCCGCGCTGGTCGGCGTACCGGCCACCCGGGCCCACGACCCGGCCTCCCTGGTCCCCGCGGTCGCGGCCCGCCTCACGGCAGGGCAGCCCCCGAACGACCCGGACACCCTGCTCTTCGGCACGACCCCCACCACGGACGCGGCGCTCATCGCGCTCGCCGACCACCTCGACGCCCTCGAAAGGGAGGTCCGCACCTCATGA
- the ahcY gene encoding adenosylhomocysteinase: protein MTAAFTDFKVADLSLAVFGRKEITLAEHEMPGLMSIRREYAATQPLAGARVTGSLHMTVQTAVLIETLVALGADVRWASCNIFSTQDHAAAAIAVGPTGTAENPQGVPVFAWKGETLEEYWWCTEQALTWPNTPTGGPNMILDDGGDATLLVHKGVEFEKAGSAPDPSTADSEEYANILTLLNRTLGENPQKWTQLASEIRGVTEETTTGVHRLYEMMAEGTLLFPAINVNDAVTKSKFDNKYGCRHSLIDGINRATDVLIGGKTAVVFGYGDVGKGCAESLRGQGARVIVTEIDPICALQAAMDGYQVATLDDVVEKADIFITTTGNKDIIMAADMAKMKHQAIVGNIGHFDNEIDMAGLAKIEGIVKDEVKPQVHTWKFPDGKVLIVLSEGRLLNLGNATGHPSFVMSNSFADQTLAQIELFTKPAEYPTDVYVLPKHLDEKVARLHLDALGVRLTTLRPEQAAYIGVDVAGPYKPDHYRY, encoded by the coding sequence ATGACTGCCGCTTTCACCGACTTCAAGGTCGCGGACCTCTCCCTCGCCGTCTTCGGACGCAAGGAGATCACCCTCGCCGAGCACGAGATGCCCGGCCTCATGTCGATCCGCCGGGAGTACGCGGCCACCCAGCCGCTCGCCGGCGCCCGCGTCACCGGCTCCCTGCACATGACCGTGCAGACCGCCGTCCTCATCGAGACCCTCGTCGCCCTCGGCGCCGACGTCCGCTGGGCCTCCTGCAACATCTTCTCCACCCAGGACCACGCGGCCGCCGCCATCGCGGTGGGCCCGACCGGCACCGCGGAGAACCCGCAGGGCGTCCCCGTCTTCGCCTGGAAGGGCGAGACGCTGGAGGAGTACTGGTGGTGCACGGAGCAGGCGCTGACCTGGCCGAACACCCCCACCGGCGGCCCGAACATGATCCTCGACGACGGTGGCGACGCCACCCTCCTCGTCCACAAGGGCGTCGAGTTCGAGAAGGCCGGCTCCGCCCCGGACCCGTCGACGGCGGACTCCGAGGAGTACGCGAACATCCTCACCCTCCTCAACCGCACCCTGGGCGAGAACCCGCAGAAGTGGACGCAGCTCGCGTCCGAGATCCGCGGCGTGACCGAGGAGACCACCACCGGTGTCCACCGCCTCTACGAGATGATGGCCGAAGGCACCCTGCTCTTCCCGGCGATCAACGTGAACGACGCCGTCACCAAGTCGAAGTTCGACAACAAGTACGGCTGCCGCCACTCCCTCATCGACGGCATCAACCGCGCCACCGACGTCCTCATCGGCGGCAAGACGGCCGTGGTCTTCGGCTACGGCGACGTCGGCAAGGGCTGCGCCGAGTCCCTGCGCGGCCAGGGCGCCCGCGTCATCGTCACCGAGATCGACCCGATCTGCGCCCTCCAGGCGGCCATGGACGGCTACCAGGTCGCGACGCTGGACGACGTCGTCGAGAAGGCCGACATCTTCATCACGACCACGGGCAACAAGGACATCATCATGGCCGCCGACATGGCCAAGATGAAGCACCAGGCCATCGTGGGCAACATCGGCCACTTCGACAACGAGATCGACATGGCCGGTCTCGCGAAGATCGAGGGCATCGTCAAGGACGAGGTCAAGCCCCAGGTCCACACCTGGAAGTTCCCCGACGGCAAGGTCCTCATCGTCCTGTCCGAAGGCCGCCTCCTGAACCTGGGCAACGCCACCGGTCACCCGTCCTTCGTGATGTCGAACTCCTTCGCGGACCAGACCCTGGCCCAGATCGAGCTCTTCACCAAGCCGGCCGAGTACCCCACCGACGTCTACGTGCTCCCCAAGCACCTCGACGAGAAGGTGGCCCGCCTCCACCTCGACGCCCTCGGCGTCCGCCTGACCACCCTGCGCCCGGAGCAGGCCGCGTACATCGGCGTGGACGTCGCGGGCCCGTACAAGCCGGACCACTACCGCTACTGA
- a CDS encoding AAA family ATPase yields MTATTDSARSALEALRTEIGKAVVGQDSAVTGLVVALLCRGHVLLEGVPGVAKTLLVRALAASLELDTKRVQFTPDLMPSDVTGSLVYDARTAEFSFQNGPVFTNLLLADEINRTPPKTQSSLLEAMEERQVTVDGTPRKLPEPFLVAATMNPVEYEGTYPLPEAQLDRFLLKLTVPLPSREDEIGVLTRHAAGFNPRDLHSAGIRPVAGPAELDAARKAVEATSVSPEITAYVVDICRATRDSPSLTLGVSPRGATALLATARAWAWLVGRDYVTPDDVKALALPTLRHRVQLRPEAEMEGVTADAVITAILTHVPVPR; encoded by the coding sequence ATGACGGCCACCACGGACAGCGCCCGCTCCGCCCTGGAGGCGCTCCGCACCGAGATCGGAAAGGCCGTGGTCGGCCAGGATTCCGCCGTCACCGGTCTCGTCGTAGCCCTCCTCTGCCGCGGCCACGTCCTCCTCGAAGGCGTCCCCGGCGTCGCGAAGACCCTCCTCGTCCGGGCCCTCGCCGCGTCCCTCGAACTCGACACCAAGCGCGTCCAGTTCACCCCCGACCTGATGCCGAGCGATGTCACCGGCTCCCTCGTCTACGACGCCCGCACCGCGGAGTTCTCCTTCCAGAACGGCCCGGTCTTCACCAACCTGCTCCTCGCCGACGAGATCAACCGCACGCCTCCCAAGACCCAGTCCTCCCTCCTCGAAGCGATGGAGGAGCGCCAGGTGACCGTCGACGGCACGCCCCGCAAGCTCCCGGAGCCCTTCCTCGTCGCCGCGACCATGAACCCGGTCGAGTACGAGGGCACCTACCCCCTCCCCGAGGCCCAGCTGGACCGCTTCCTCCTGAAGCTCACCGTCCCGCTCCCCTCCCGCGAGGACGAGATCGGCGTACTGACCCGCCACGCGGCCGGCTTCAACCCCCGCGACCTGCACTCCGCGGGCATCCGCCCGGTCGCCGGCCCCGCCGAGCTCGACGCCGCCCGCAAGGCCGTCGAAGCCACCAGCGTCTCCCCGGAGATCACCGCATACGTCGTCGACATCTGCCGCGCCACCCGCGACTCCCCCTCCCTCACCCTCGGCGTCTCCCCGCGCGGCGCCACCGCGCTGCTGGCCACCGCCCGCGCCTGGGCCTGGCTCGTGGGCCGCGACTACGTCACCCCCGACGACGTGAAGGCCCTCGCCCTGCCGACCCTGCGCCACCGCGTCCAACTGCGCCCCGAGGCCGAGATGGAGGGCGTCACGGCCGACGCGGTCATCACCGCGATCCTCACCCACGTCCCCGTCCCGCGCTGA
- the mtrA gene encoding two-component system response regulator MtrA, producing the protein MMSTMKGRVLVVDDDTALAEMLGIVLRGEGFEPSFVADGDKALAAFREAKPDLVLLDLMLPGRDGIEVCRLIRAESGVPIVMLTAKSDTVDVVVGLESGADDYIVKPFKPKELVARIRARLRRSEEPAPEQLTIGDLVIDVAGHSVKREGASIALTPLEFDLLVALARKPWQVFTREVLLEQVWGYRHAADTRLVNVHVQRLRSKVEKDPERPEIVVTVRGVGYKAGPS; encoded by the coding sequence ATGATGTCAACCATGAAGGGACGCGTCCTTGTCGTCGACGACGACACCGCGCTGGCCGAGATGCTCGGCATTGTGCTGCGTGGAGAAGGTTTTGAGCCGTCGTTCGTAGCGGACGGTGACAAGGCACTGGCTGCCTTCCGGGAGGCGAAGCCGGATCTCGTGCTGCTCGACCTCATGCTCCCCGGTAGGGACGGCATAGAGGTGTGCAGACTGATCCGCGCCGAGTCTGGCGTACCGATCGTGATGCTCACCGCCAAGAGCGACACCGTGGACGTGGTCGTGGGCCTGGAGTCCGGGGCCGACGACTACATCGTCAAGCCGTTCAAGCCGAAGGAGCTGGTGGCCCGCATCCGGGCCCGCCTGCGCCGTTCGGAGGAGCCGGCGCCCGAGCAGCTGACCATCGGTGACCTGGTCATCGACGTGGCCGGGCACTCGGTGAAGCGGGAAGGCGCCTCGATCGCGCTGACCCCGCTGGAGTTCGACCTGCTGGTCGCGCTCGCCCGCAAGCCCTGGCAGGTGTTCACCCGCGAGGTGCTGCTGGAGCAGGTCTGGGGCTACCGCCACGCGGCCGACACCCGCCTGGTCAACGTGCACGTCCAGCGGCTGCGCTCCAAGGTCGAGAAGGACCCGGAGCGCCCCGAGATCGTCGTGACGGTGCGCGGGGTCGGCTACAAGGCCGGACCGAGCTGA